A single genomic interval of Osmia lignaria lignaria isolate PbOS001 chromosome 9, iyOsmLign1, whole genome shotgun sequence harbors:
- the elgi gene encoding E3 ubiquitin-protein ligase NRDP1 elgi isoform X1, translated as MGFDVNRFQGEVDEELVCPICSGVLEDPVQVSNMLQAPVCEHAFCRTCINEWINRQPTCPLDRTPITSAQLRAVPRILRNLLARLCISCDNIMYGCQVVVKLDSLVSHLEQCEYNPKRPMLCEQGCSLIIPKNELKDHNCVRELRNIIHSQQQKLADMKRELGEQQLQINEHKREIHLLKDFMRALRVSNPAMRAIADQMERDEVVRWSATLPRARVTRWGGMISTPDELLQTMIKRTLSEYNCPPHVIDELMENCHERKWPPGLNSLETRQNSRRQYDNYVCKRVPGKQAVLVLYCDNTHMPEDMMVEPGLVMIFAHGIE; from the exons ATGGGGTTCGATGTGAACCGATTTCAGGGCGAAGTTGACGAAGAACTTGTTTGCCCGATATGTTCCGGAGTTCTAGAGGATCCTGTCCAG GTGAGCAATATGTTACAGGCACCTGTATGTGAACATGCCTTTTGTCGTACGTGCATTAATGAATGGATAAACAGACAACCTACCTGCCCCTTGGATCGTACACCAATCACATCTGCTCAGCTCAGAGCAGTTCCAAGAATTCTTCGAAATTTGTTGGCTCGTCTGTGCATTAGTTGTGATAATATTATGTATGGATGTCAAGTAGTAGTCAAGCTTGATAGTTTAGTGTCACATTTGGAGCAATGTGAATATAACCCTAAGAGACCGATGCTTTGTGAACAAGGATGCAGTCTCATCATTCCCAAGAATGAACTAAAAGATCATAATTGTGTAAGAGAACTTAGAAACATCATACATTCTCAACAACAAAAGCTAGCTGACATGAAGCGTGAATTAGGTGAACAGCAGCTTCAAATAAATGAGCATAAAAGGGAAATACATCTTCTAAAAGATTTTATGAGAGCTTTGAGAGTTTCAAATCCTGCAATGCGAGCTATTGCTGATCAAATGGAAAGGGATGAAGTTGTAAGATGGTCTGCTACTCTTCCCAGAGCAAGGGTGACCAGATGGGGAGGAATGATTTCCACACCCGATGAATTGTTACAG ACAATGATAAAGAGAACTTTGTCAGAATATAATTGTCCACCACATGTGATCGACGAACTAATGGAGAATTGTCATGAAAGAAAGTGGCCTCCAGGCTTAAATTCTCTTGAAACAAGACAGAATTCTAGACGCCAGTATGATAATTATGTTTGCAAAAGAGTTCCAGGAAAGCAAGCAGTGTTAGTTCTTTATTGCGATAATACACACATGCCAGAAGATATGATGGTTGAACCTGGATTAGTGATGATTTTTGCACATggcatagaataa
- the elgi gene encoding E3 ubiquitin-protein ligase NRDP1 elgi isoform X2, which produces MGFDVNRFQGEVDEELVCPICSGVLEDPVQAPVCEHAFCRTCINEWINRQPTCPLDRTPITSAQLRAVPRILRNLLARLCISCDNIMYGCQVVVKLDSLVSHLEQCEYNPKRPMLCEQGCSLIIPKNELKDHNCVRELRNIIHSQQQKLADMKRELGEQQLQINEHKREIHLLKDFMRALRVSNPAMRAIADQMERDEVVRWSATLPRARVTRWGGMISTPDELLQTMIKRTLSEYNCPPHVIDELMENCHERKWPPGLNSLETRQNSRRQYDNYVCKRVPGKQAVLVLYCDNTHMPEDMMVEPGLVMIFAHGIE; this is translated from the exons ATGGGGTTCGATGTGAACCGATTTCAGGGCGAAGTTGACGAAGAACTTGTTTGCCCGATATGTTCCGGAGTTCTAGAGGATCCTGTCCAG GCACCTGTATGTGAACATGCCTTTTGTCGTACGTGCATTAATGAATGGATAAACAGACAACCTACCTGCCCCTTGGATCGTACACCAATCACATCTGCTCAGCTCAGAGCAGTTCCAAGAATTCTTCGAAATTTGTTGGCTCGTCTGTGCATTAGTTGTGATAATATTATGTATGGATGTCAAGTAGTAGTCAAGCTTGATAGTTTAGTGTCACATTTGGAGCAATGTGAATATAACCCTAAGAGACCGATGCTTTGTGAACAAGGATGCAGTCTCATCATTCCCAAGAATGAACTAAAAGATCATAATTGTGTAAGAGAACTTAGAAACATCATACATTCTCAACAACAAAAGCTAGCTGACATGAAGCGTGAATTAGGTGAACAGCAGCTTCAAATAAATGAGCATAAAAGGGAAATACATCTTCTAAAAGATTTTATGAGAGCTTTGAGAGTTTCAAATCCTGCAATGCGAGCTATTGCTGATCAAATGGAAAGGGATGAAGTTGTAAGATGGTCTGCTACTCTTCCCAGAGCAAGGGTGACCAGATGGGGAGGAATGATTTCCACACCCGATGAATTGTTACAG ACAATGATAAAGAGAACTTTGTCAGAATATAATTGTCCACCACATGTGATCGACGAACTAATGGAGAATTGTCATGAAAGAAAGTGGCCTCCAGGCTTAAATTCTCTTGAAACAAGACAGAATTCTAGACGCCAGTATGATAATTATGTTTGCAAAAGAGTTCCAGGAAAGCAAGCAGTGTTAGTTCTTTATTGCGATAATACACACATGCCAGAAGATATGATGGTTGAACCTGGATTAGTGATGATTTTTGCACATggcatagaataa
- the elgi gene encoding E3 ubiquitin-protein ligase NRDP1 elgi isoform X3, translating to MLQAPVCEHAFCRTCINEWINRQPTCPLDRTPITSAQLRAVPRILRNLLARLCISCDNIMYGCQVVVKLDSLVSHLEQCEYNPKRPMLCEQGCSLIIPKNELKDHNCVRELRNIIHSQQQKLADMKRELGEQQLQINEHKREIHLLKDFMRALRVSNPAMRAIADQMERDEVVRWSATLPRARVTRWGGMISTPDELLQTMIKRTLSEYNCPPHVIDELMENCHERKWPPGLNSLETRQNSRRQYDNYVCKRVPGKQAVLVLYCDNTHMPEDMMVEPGLVMIFAHGIE from the exons ATGTTACAGGCACCTGTATGTGAACATGCCTTTTGTCGTACGTGCATTAATGAATGGATAAACAGACAACCTACCTGCCCCTTGGATCGTACACCAATCACATCTGCTCAGCTCAGAGCAGTTCCAAGAATTCTTCGAAATTTGTTGGCTCGTCTGTGCATTAGTTGTGATAATATTATGTATGGATGTCAAGTAGTAGTCAAGCTTGATAGTTTAGTGTCACATTTGGAGCAATGTGAATATAACCCTAAGAGACCGATGCTTTGTGAACAAGGATGCAGTCTCATCATTCCCAAGAATGAACTAAAAGATCATAATTGTGTAAGAGAACTTAGAAACATCATACATTCTCAACAACAAAAGCTAGCTGACATGAAGCGTGAATTAGGTGAACAGCAGCTTCAAATAAATGAGCATAAAAGGGAAATACATCTTCTAAAAGATTTTATGAGAGCTTTGAGAGTTTCAAATCCTGCAATGCGAGCTATTGCTGATCAAATGGAAAGGGATGAAGTTGTAAGATGGTCTGCTACTCTTCCCAGAGCAAGGGTGACCAGATGGGGAGGAATGATTTCCACACCCGATGAATTGTTACAG ACAATGATAAAGAGAACTTTGTCAGAATATAATTGTCCACCACATGTGATCGACGAACTAATGGAGAATTGTCATGAAAGAAAGTGGCCTCCAGGCTTAAATTCTCTTGAAACAAGACAGAATTCTAGACGCCAGTATGATAATTATGTTTGCAAAAGAGTTCCAGGAAAGCAAGCAGTGTTAGTTCTTTATTGCGATAATACACACATGCCAGAAGATATGATGGTTGAACCTGGATTAGTGATGATTTTTGCACATggcatagaataa